The genomic stretch TCGGCGGCGTGGATGTTGCCCAGGCCGGAGATGCGCTCCTGGTCCATCAGCGCCACCTTCAGCTCTTTCCGTGAGGAGCCCACGGCCTGCTGGAGCTGCCCCGCGGTGAGGCCATCCGCCAGCGGATCCCTCCCCAGGATTCGCACCGCCTCCAGCTCCCGCAGGCGCGCGGCTGGCGCCGGCTCCAGGCGGCCGAACATTCGTGGATCGGAAAAGTGGATGACATGGCCGTCGTCCAGATGAAACCGGGCGCGGCTGTAGGGCGCCACCTGCCCCTCGGTGCGGCGGACGAACTTGCCCGTCATCCCCAGGTGCCCCATCAGCCCCTTGCCGCCCTCGAAGGCGAAGAGCAGGTACTTGCCCCGGCGGACCAGCGACTCCAACCGGCCCGTCAGCGTGTCGAACTGCTGGCGCTCGGCGCCTCGGAAGATGCGGGTGTTCTCCGACTCGGCACGCACGAGGCGCCGGTCGCTGAACCAGCGCACCAGGTTGCGCCGCGCGATTTCGACTTCGGGTAGCTCTGGCATCCTGCCGGGGCACATACACCGGCGGGCGTCCCCACGCACCGCCTACCTGCCGGGCAGCGAACACGGGTGTGGTGGCGGCGCGAAAGCCGGATGCCTGGATGCTTGCACCACGTGGCCCTTGAAGGCAGGTGCCGATGTGGGCCAGCGTCGCGCCTCCCGCGGAGCGACGCGGCGTAGACCTCTGGAAAGAAAGGCAGCACTCGTCATGCAGCGCATCCTCGTGGCGGTACTGGGAGTCACCCTGGCATTGGGCCTGTCGACGGGCTGCACCAAGCAGCGCATCTCCGCCGAGAAGGCCGTGGCCCGCACCCTCATCTCCGACGAGCAGGAGGAGCAGCTCGGCAAGCAGGTCAAGGCGGAGTTGGAGACGAAGGAGAAAATCAAATACGTGCAGAACGCGGCCGTCGTCGACTACGTGCGCGGCATCTCCGCCAGCATCCTGAACCAGGCCTCCAAGGACCGGCCCGGGGTGAAGTGGAAGATCAACGTCATCGACGAC from Myxococcus xanthus encodes the following:
- the mutM gene encoding bifunctional DNA-formamidopyrimidine glycosylase/DNA-(apurinic or apyrimidinic site) lyase; the encoded protein is MPELPEVEIARRNLVRWFSDRRLVRAESENTRIFRGAERQQFDTLTGRLESLVRRGKYLLFAFEGGKGLMGHLGMTGKFVRRTEGQVAPYSRARFHLDDGHVIHFSDPRMFGRLEPAPAARLRELEAVRILGRDPLADGLTAGQLQQAVGSSRKELKVALMDQERISGLGNIHAAEALFRAGLHPSRQPGSLTPDEWKRLVQAIRASIDFGLKEQEGEEPVYLEEGRSENPFRVYGRAGSPCSQCGTRVESFTQGGRTTHYCPRCQPGDGRRSEAGSPAVDGAKARPGKR